The sequence below is a genomic window from Camelus bactrianus isolate YW-2024 breed Bactrian camel unplaced genomic scaffold, ASM4877302v1 HiC_scaffold_41, whole genome shotgun sequence.
gtagagtataatcttgtttattctacattttgaaatcccagtatgtcccttcccaccctcctcccccttggcaaccacaagtttgtattctatgtctataagtctgtttctgttttgtatttgttttgttttgcttttgtttttagattccacatatgagtgatctcatatggtttttttctttctctttctggcttacttcacttagaatgacattctccaggagcatccatgttgctgcaaatggcgttatgttgttggtttttatggctgaatagtattccattgtataaatacacctaccacctcttctttatcgagtcatctgttgatggacatttaggctgtttccatgtcttggctattgtaaatagtgctgctatgaacattggggtgcaggtgtcattttgaagtagggttccttctggacatatgccccaGAAATTATTACTTATAATTATACATTGACATAGAATAATAATAGAGATTCATTTACTACATTAGTTAAAAgtgcttaaaagtaaatattacttTCTTAGCATACTGTGAAATGCAAGTATTgaagccagattgcctgggttggAATTCTGGGCAGACATAGGGGCTTCGACAAAtgacttagcctttctgtgcctcattttctttctgggtAAAGTACCTGATGTATTACCTACCtcccaggattgttgtgaggattaaaatgtctttaagacaTGTAAAGTGGTGATAATAATGCACAGCAGTTGCACACTAAGTCCTCAAAAAAGCTGATGTCATGGTTATTAGAAAACGGTTTCTTTCATATAAGGACTTAAGTAATACtttccaaataggttttattgCCATGAAAGCcagtttttattgaaaaagacaacaacaagaaaatcctggtatattttttcctatcaaataatacaagtaattttatgttcttccttttcctttccttgtctgtttgatttaaatttaatactttgttaataatataattgatatgctttctttgtcctttaatgttactgtttccattttttgtttaatcccttttattgaaaattatcaATGCAAaggttttatataaaaaaatagatttacacacttcttgtattttcaatatttagtatttggcttaaaggaattgcttttttctttcttcaggtcTTCAAAGAAAATGTCAACTAAAAAGGACAAggtatagtaaaatattaatcaaaaatattttcctgtagtaaaaaaaatttataaaagatagagtggaaaaacaaaatcctcctttgttgtagagacatttacttaaaaataatttagaaacattATTGATAAAGTTAGCCTTTTGACGAAAATCAGTTGTTTGGAGAATTGTCTGTATTTTTGCTCATAAAAAGATGGATATTTATCACCTCTGTACACTGAGCGTATTTTACAACTATGTTGGAGACActgtgaaatagcattatttatttgtaggtcACAGAGCAGGTGAATTCTGTGGATTACCTCGATGACTTAACTCTGGCACCGGAAACAGCTTCTGAGGATCACAAGTCGCTTTCCCCTAATTGTAAGAGTACCCTGAGGCTAATCGAACAACTTGGCCCGGAGAGTAAAGGTAGGACCCCCATATGACTACACAGCCTTTTTAAGTATCTCGTGGTAACCTTTGCACACCTAGTACTGCCCCAGGGAGCACAGCTCCGTTACAGTCTGCTGCGTCTCAGAAACCTGCTTTGTGTCAAAGCAGAAGCAGATGTGTTGTGCGCTGCCAGCCGGGGGCTGTGACCGTTCCCActccctgtgctttctgttgaCTCTGCTGCTCCTACGCCTTCACCCAAGGTCAGGGTATCACTGCTTCCCTCCTAGAACGCTGAAATCACCTCAGGATTTTCTTCTCCGCCGTTCCACCTCCTGGAACCTTGGTCTATGCCGCCAGCATGATTActagatagtttttaaaattcaggtctTTGTTAACCTCCTTGCCTAAAATCCAGCTCCTGCTTCTCGTAGCTCCATGGTTAAAGGACACAGTCCTCTGGCTTcatcttgtttccttttattacccttctttccacatgaattttagaatcatcttgtcaatgtgaaaaaaaaaagtctgctagtGTCCTGGAAATGAGATGTAGAtcatgttgaatctgtagattaatttggggagaattgacttcttaacaaaatggaatttttaaccCTGAACAAAGTTCATTTCTCCATTTATATAggtcttccttgattttctcagtaatattttaagagtttttagtgtctgggtctttccatcttttatgtttacctgtatttcttatttttcagtgcaGCTGTAATTAGtgtatttttacttatttgtttcaaaatactatattttaaattttagtttctgatgaTAGAAATATAGCTGATTTCTGTATACTGACTCTGTGCCCTCCAACCTGGCTGAAcacatttattagttctagtagcctTTTTATGGATTCTCTCAGATTTTCTACGTAACCAAAGGTGgtcaagatttttcttctttaaactactgTCTTACTAAAGATAGTTCACATTTAAGACTTGCAGCCAATAAATACATTCTCTGTCACAGCTAATCAGCTCTGTCAGTGTTGCAACAAgagtagccatagacaatacacaaGTTAATGGATGTGgctgtatttcagtaaaactttatttaccaaagcaaGCAACCCAGCCCACAGGTTGGAGTTAGCTGACTCGCTTCATGTAATCGTATTCCCCGCTGATTAGcagacacttttacctcttcatttcccatcTAGATGCCTTTTGGTTCTTTATTTTGCCTGATTGCACTGGCTCCAGTACAGTGCTGAATAGAAGGAGTAAGAAAAGCCATTCCTGTCCAGTTCCTCACCTTCTGGGAAAAGCGTTCCATTTTTCACCATTGCGTATGGTGTCAGCTGTAGGGTTAGCATGGATCTTTGTCATAGTGAAGACATTCCCTTGGTTCCTAGTTTGCTGGAAGTTTTTATCAGGAATAGATGCTGAGGTTTGGCAAGTGCCTCTTTTTATCCACTGACATGAtcatatggtttcttttttagtttgttaatatgatgaataacattgatttttacGTGTTAAAACAGCCCTGCGTTCTTGGGATACACCCCACTTGGTCGTGATGAATTTTcctgtattgttggatttaatttgctaacgttttgtttagaatttttacctccattttcatgacattagttttctttcttgtaatacctttgtctggttttggattcAGGGTAATGTTAGTTTTATAGAATGAGGACATAGTTCTTCCTCTTCGTTTTTCGAGGAGACTTTGTGTGGAATTGGtattaaattttcctaaaatatatggtagaattcaccagtgtaaccattgggactggaattttctttgttgtaaggtctttaaataggacttttgttttggtttttaagatatagggctttttagcttatttgttctttcttaattgagcttttgtaatttctctctttcaaggaattttacccacttcatctgaattgtcaaatttatttgcataatgttcataatattattttgtcattcttttaatatctgCAGAGCTTAGAAGAATGTCTTCCATGTTATAGATGCTCTATATCCATTTGTTCAAtatatggatgaatgaatgtgaaaatgcagtcctttatacacaaaaattattcatatattttgtttctatgtttgttttcttcctaatgcagattctgataggTTATTGAAAATTCAGGATCCAGTTCATTGATTCAGATCAATAGAACTGAAAGAATCTGACTGTGCACTACTtacaggaaaaattaaagaaatggaaaataaggtgAACTGGCTACAAGCAGAGCTGTTGAAAACAAGAGAAGCAAAATCacagttaaaacttcaaaatgtggAGTGGGAACGACAGCTCTGCAGCATGAGGTACtgaatttcttggttttaaagaaatatttgaactctATATTTACTTTAATACTGTAGGTATGTAGGAAAAGTCTTAAAATTGCTAACTTACCTTTTGGgattttacaggggagaaaatttcattaatattgtggaatatgagactcttggaaataacagctatatatatatacacacacactcattctatatttctttaaaaaaatctttggtcCTTATCTCTCAATTGTCCTCCAGAAAGTTTAtattactttacattcccacttgcagaattatgaaatgaccatttttctcaaggcagaaactttaaaaaaatttatgcagtttgactcttaacatatgaatggatggactaaaaagtaaagtggaaagtGATTACTGGTTAGTTTATTCAGCATCTCTCTCATACAGAGATAAGATTAGTTCAAAGGTCTATGCTGAAAGCACGGGttactctttatttcttaattactTAATAGGGATCCTGCCTTGTACCAAAAGGgacttaaaaatgatttactaaaataaataatattcaacaAGGTAAGTTCAAAGTgctgcaaaagaagaaacataaagtgTAGGGCATCAGGGAGTAGACTCCCCAGCCTCACCTTGGATTATGCTAATTAGTGGGTCAGTGTTCTGGAAAAGACATCTGCGGATGTTACCTTCCCCTGGAGATCATGTAGGAGTCCCTGTAATATCTcatgaagttgaaattttatttctcatgaaaTTATAAACCTGTTTCTAAATAGCAACTTCTCTTTTAATTAATGACTAAATTCTCTGTCCTAATGAAGGAGTAATTTATGACTATGTGGGGGGGAAAGGGTAATTTTCAATTCAAACCTTACTGAATAATTGCAAATTTTCTTTCCTACACTATTGACCAGAGTTACTCTTGACTGAAactcagtagcattatgtcttttcattgctacttttcaaatatatatatatatatatatatatatatacatatatatagtcttatctttatgaagagattgaagtgaggaatttaaaatatgagacttaaaaatgaaaaaaaaaattgagaacatagAAATTCCATTGGGGTAATAAATCAGCATGTGAAGAACCAGatcataaaatgaactttttattttctaacaaaataaattttaaggtaagcatatttcactgcagattaacattagaacaagaaacaaagaagaagaaaaatgcttatatattatatgaaaacactaaggatgacttaaaaagaaaagagaaagaatgcaaTGAGCAAGTTTCCGTGAACCAAGAACTTGAAAGCACTGCCCGGGCACTAGAATGCAAACGGAAGAGCATAAGGAATAAACCAAACCAGGTAAATTAGTCTTAGGTGAAAATTGCGTATCTCTAACACTGTTtcatcaatattatttataatattcttttgaatttatctgtattttcatttaaaacaaataaaagttatcTCATCCTAAACATGAACTATGACATTTAGAGCTTAACTTACTAATTTCTTGATGTTCTTGGCATCTAATAgatgctctgtgtcttttctgaatgaaggaatggaagtTAAATTGAGCTTAATCATTAACATAAGGATTGACGGTTTTGGTCCATTCAACAGAGTAACAAGTCTAATTCAAATCCATGTGTTAATTCTggctttttgaagttaaaatccaGGCTGAATTGCCTTGAGACTGTGATGGAATTGGTTAAATGCcttataaagaaattttctttcactgggatttcaaaatttgtagataccgacaggaatatgcagaatagataaacaagattttactgtatagcacagggaaatatatacgagatcttgtggtagctcacaacaaaaaaaaaaagtcacaatgaatatatatatgttcatgtacaactgaaaaattgtgctctccactggaatttgacacattgtaaaatgactataactcaatttaaaaagtgttaaaaaattttttctttcatgatactgcatcccttgtgtttttgctctgtgataaatttagctgtcatatatattagaatttgaGTTATTTATGTGCAGTAAAGATCCCTGTGCTTAAAAAGGCTACttctttttaacagtttaaaaaattttttaagattccccTCCTAagctttttttgactttttttcatggtataaaaccccaaacctaatgaaatatgtctccaggttttagaagagcaaaatgatgctcagagacaactttctcgagagcagaatgccagagtaatacaagatgaaatcctggcccatcatctttcccaacaaaaggaggcagaaaagactAACAAGAAAATGAATGCTGAGGTATTTTCTTTAGTCATCTTCAAACAcgtgtgtgtatgaatttgtaTACTTACATAGTTTAAAAACCAATACTATAGGTATAGAAAGTATAGAgggttttaaaagcctatatatgtaaatatattttctgggggTTTCATTTCTGGTTCATTGGATAAAGCAATATTTTGAATTCAAATCCATTTGCCTGCAACAGTGACATAGTGACATTCACAATGGCCTCATCCGAGGAGAGGCTGTTCATATTTCCTATAGGAATTGATGAACTTTCCATGATCTCAAAACTGTTGCTACTAACAGCAGGCATTCTAGTTTCTGGCAGTGATCTCACTcctttgatagatgaatggagaGGTTACTTTATCATTTCCACTGATGGTAAGGAGGAAAAAGTATAGCCAGTTCAGAAACCATAGTCTGGGTGTCGTTCTCCTACGTGTGATAAAAAGTAATgctctgctccatgtggtatGCGATTTCAGTACAAGGAGCTTTTGAATATAGTGACATATCATAATCTATACTTAGTGATAATTTattgatcagtattttatttttaataaaacagttcaCTGTATTTCCCTGCTACTTCACATCCATTACTGTTATAAAcaccatgaagaagaaataaaaattattgcagaAGCAAATAGTCTCCTGATTTTCTAAGAAGAGCTCTGTAAATTTGACCTTCTTTACCTTTAGTGTATTCACCATTAGGGAAGTAGAAGGCTTCTcttgtgtttatatatttgtcCTAGAGAAGTAGTGTTGGTTTGGTGTAAGAGTCagagagtcagaagacctgggggAAACCCTGCAGCTTGCTTGTGTTTTTAACCCTTTATTCCAGAATTGTCACAGCTAACTGAGTTAACTGATGTTTGTAGACGTGCTTAGTACAGTGCTTAGATTTATCACTTATCCgtagatgtaattcttataactcgctctaaaaatgttagaaagggagaatatttatggagtattctcaggaaaaatttttttaggaaattTAACCTGTCCAAATATATATAGAGCTAAGGCTCTTACTTTGGGGGTAGCTGTAAAGGTTAGATGtcagatataatttttaagtgtagtcagatttattcattgtttattttaagccttttgggtttgttgtatttcagagaaagaaaggccttctcagttctgagcttcttaaacatccttttgtggtttcttttttactttcatggattcactgtctttaattaaatttttaaacttttggggatttctgcttgtttaaagtttgagatttgtatccACCTTAAGTTCTTCCAGTTGGATACCCAGATATTGCAAACTTTTTGTTGTATAAACTTAGAGATTAGTCTTTCACTTCAAAGGAAATTATGATATGTCAGTTTATTGAGTACAGTTCAAAGAGTAAGAGATAAGGGGTTTCACTTACAGGACACAAAGGATTTTGAGCTGTCTGACCCAGAAGATAACAGCGAGGTGCTTCCTCAGCAACTTCCTGAAGCTGAACGTCAATTCCGTGGCCAAGAAATTGAGCTCCATCCCAGGAGAGATGCTCTTAGACCAACGACGTTGGTATTTGAATGTGTGCATAGAGACCGAGGCCAAGCCCAGCgttcaaacaaggaaactgaatcCTTGTCTCAGAGCAAACAAGGGGAAGTCAACAGATACATTGGAAAGCAGGCATTCTTGGAGGAGAGAGTATGTGAACTAGAAAGCGAAAACGTGTTGCTTCGACAGCAACTGGAAGCTGCTCAAAGTGAGgccaaaagtaaaaagacaatacTTAATATCCCAGCGCCGTTTCTGGATCAACTGGGAAAACTTGAAGCCATGAGCAGACGAGTTctgatgctggaggaaggaaacaaggagtTAATCGATGAATCCAGATGTTTAAAGGACAGACTGTATCAGTATGTAACGGACAGAGCAGAAATGGAAGTAAGTACCCAGAAAGGGAACTGATTTTCAGActtcctcaaagaaaattcaaagtagtATCTGATGGAAGCTAAACGGTGAAACTAGTTGAATATAAAAAATGTGCGgggtataaatatatacactgtaAAGCAGCCTAAAAGCATATCTTGTATCCAGCAAACAAAAATTGGACCTGAGAGGTGCTTCACTTTGAGTAAAGATGCCGTGTCACCTGAAATTTTAAGAGGTTAAGCTATAAGTTGTTGATAGATACAGGAAGGTCTTAGTAATCTACTCTTACAGTGCCCAAgtcattttaatctttctgtcaTCACATTTTAGTATCGTGACGAAGCAGATAAATGAAATGCTCAGAcctaaaatgagtattttgaaattaaggtTCAGTTGTgtgaacaaaaaaagtaaaagaaaaaaaaaaaagattcaattgTGTGGATTACCTTGACAGTCCAATCCAGATTTCCCAGATGAACTGATGTGTAAATGCTGTATCTTGTACTTTTCGTtagtagctttttatttttagttggtATACTCTTACTTTTATCCATGTCAATtggaattaaatttagaaatatttccatctCAAGTCATGTATTGTTATGACCTCGCCACTCCTTAAAGGCATCtacttttcattcagtcataATTTGGGACAATTCGTAAATTTTAGCAAAACTGTGTTTGACTTAGTCTCCCctgttctatttataatttactttgaatattttttcaaataatgtgcTCACAATTCTCATTTCAAGGCTCAGTTACTGTCACTTGGAACTAAGTTTGTCCAGTACAGAGGAACTGGAGCGCTCTGTGATGTATGAGTTTGGCACTGGGGTCCCATTTtcagactgaggaggagcaggcagagtcctgagtggcaggaagggagtgagtgggaggtgttgggggagctgtaggagctgcagtccaggaggcaggggaggccaggtTGTCACGGGTCCCCAAAGCCATTGGAATAACCTCATTTTTTATTGTGAGATAGGAGTCTGTTGGAAGGATTTAAACACCAGATTGAATATGTGAAGATCTCTGAACTTAAGCCTctaatgagaaagagggagagtgtTCCACAGTGTGGAACTTACCTCCACTCATCCCACCCACACGCCCATTTCTGTTTGAGACTTCAGTGGGGGTAAAGCTTGGCcacttcctgggaggggcagggaatggcTGGTGGGGCTGCATCCATTGTCTAAGTTAACTTACTGTCAGTAAGGCAGGAGGGTCATGccttctgtgtctttaatgaAATTCAGTAAACAGGAATGTGTGCCTGTGAGGAAAAGAAGGTGAATTGATGTCTGTGGGGATAGTTCTCAAAGTCCATATGTTGCagttatatattattaatgtaacttaatgataaggtgacttaaaaatcagtaacagagttATCTCTTTAGGCCTGTATGAGACAGCTTCAGCAAGAGCTGACTGACACCCGAAAGAAAGTGTCCATGTTGGAAGCTTCCCTGGAGGTGACAGCACATCATCACACTAACTCAGAAAATGAGAAGCAGGAGTCAGAGAGGAAGTCACATCAAGCTGCGAACCCAGTACGTGCAAAACCTAGCACGTCGGCCGTGAGTGTGCAGCGCAGAGCGTTGCAGGACACTAGCTTCTCAGGGACAGCTTTCTTTTGTATCTTCATTATAATTacacttttattatctttataatgcacttgtttcttaaactttgactttcattctgccatttctttatttttctgttatatttaccCTTAGATAAGTTGAGAATTATACATCTTTCCTCAcagaagttaacttttttttcctactaaacagtattttttagtgATCTCTCACCACAATGAGGCAAGCAAATAAAATCAGAGGATAATGTTTCATGGCATGGTCCAGAAAATTGTCATGTCTCTTCGCTTTTGTGAATGGATATAAAATCTGTGTGTATTGATTTCATGGATTTCAGAGTAACTTGTGCAGAAAGGTCATTATACAAACCAGTTGAAGTTAGgcattgccttcattttctcttcattttacgtATGTTGTCAAAGCATGGAGAAGTTCAGATGACGTCTGTACACCCAAAATAGAGAATTAGGAAAATTGTCTAGATCCTGCCTTTGgattttttcttaactttattgaggtaaaattcacataggGGGGATTGCATAAatcaagtggtagagttcatgcttagcatacacaaggtcctgggttcgatcccctgtacctcctctaaaaataagtaagtaaaacctaattacttcccgccaccaaaaaaaaaaaaaaaattcacgtaTCATATAAGTCACCCATTTAGGATGCATAGTTATTATCTCCTAGTATATCCAGAGATGTGCAGctgtcaccacagtcaattttagaacattcccatcaccccaaaaagaaagcctgcatcccttggccatcacccccagcccccgtccCTCTCAGCCCCCGACAACCACCAGTCtgatttctgtctctacagatgtgCCTGTTCTGGGTGTTTCCCATGGATGGAATCACATGCTGTGTGGTCCTTCATTATTAGCTTTTTTCACTTGACGAaacgtcttcaaggttcatccatgttacagcgcttgtcagtatttccatttctgtttattgtcGAACATTACTCGGTTGTGGGGCTAAACCGTTTAtctatttatcagttgatggacctttgggttgcctctgctttttgcctattgttaataatgctgctgcGAACATTTCTGTCCAAGTTTTGAtgtaaacatgttttcatttctttggggaatagacttaagaatggaaatgctgtcatatgggtcatacggtaactgtgtttaaccttttgaggaactgccatactgttttccagagtggctacatgatttaacatttttatccaaaGTGTGTAATTCTCCCAGTTTCTATGCATCCCTGTCAACACTGGTGATTAGCTCTCCTGGTGGGTGTGAACtggcatctcattgtgttttgatttgcatttttctgatgactgagAATGTTGGGGATCTTTCCATGCGTttatccatttgtgtatcttctttgaagacgtgtctgttcaggtttttgcccattttaaatttggattgtctttttatgatcgaattgtaagagttctttttgtATCCTGGGTGCAAGTCTTTGATCAGATGTAGGAT
It includes:
- the LOC105081197 gene encoding ankyrin repeat domain-containing protein 26 isoform X6, producing the protein MENKVNWLQAELLKTREAKSQLKLQNVEWERQLCSMRLTLEQETKKKKNAYILYENTKDDLKRKEKECNEQVSVNQELESTARALECKRKSIRNKPNQVLEEQNDAQRQLSREQNARVIQDEILAHHLSQQKEAEKTNKKMNAEDTKDFELSDPEDNSEVLPQQLPEAERQFRGQEIELHPRRDALRPTTLVFECVHRDRGQAQRSNKETESLSQSKQGEVNRYIGKQAFLEERVCELESENVLLRQQLEAAQSEAKSKKTILNIPAPFLDQLGKLEAMSRRVLMLEEGNKELIDESRCLKDRLYQYVTDRAEMEACMRQLQQELTDTRKKVSMLEASLEVTAHHHTNSENEKQESERKSHQAANPNADLPAKVESTSSVLLHLSAETQRFLKELFMKELQKKSDTLEEEKKQLEEEVVHLRHHLEMNAVEHSPVEQYKRETEERARRDVVEKLKELSQVMRYKQETEKQARQDIAERLEEISQFLRAQAASQEDLLSEYKRASVSQVEHRVKGLETELKSKTFQFDCNEKELEKYRQLYLEELENGMSLASQLNLANERLAAVSTELQLEKQHKSSLLGSVPARPVDRLPSDESSSTSVETERSLTRRRNFRNFSDPSTSISDLFRLLLNLNLSPTDSLVGSMDESSPSPDLVSKAREEYVEILKKSI
- the LOC105081197 gene encoding ankyrin repeat domain-containing protein 26 isoform X5; translated protein: MENKVNWLQAELLKTREAKSQLKLQNVEWERQLCSMRLTLEQETKKKKNAYILYENTKDDLKRKEKECNEQVSVNQELESTARALECKRKSIRNKPNQVLEEQNDAQRQLSREQNARVIQDEILAHHLSQQKEAEKTNKKMNAEDTKDFELSDPEDNSEVLPQQLPEAERQFRGQEIELHPRRDALRPTTLVFECVHRDRGQAQRSNKETESLSQSKQGEVNRYIGKQAFLEERVCELESENVLLRQQLEAAQSEAKSKKTILNIPAPFLDQLGKLEAMSRRVLMLEEGNKELIDESRCLKDRLYQYVTDRAEMEACMRQLQQELTDTRKKVSMLEASLEVTAHHHTNSENEKQESERKSHQAANPNADLPAKVESTSSVLLHLSAETQRFLKELFMKELQKKSDTLEEEKKQLEEEVVHLRHHLEMNAVEHSPVEQYKRETEERARRDVVEKLKELSQVMRYKQETEKQARQDIAERLEEISQFLRAQAASQEDLLSEYKRASVSQVEHRVKGLETELKSKTFQFDCNEKELEKYRQLYLEELENGMSLASQLNLANERLAAVSTELQLEKQHKSSLLGSVPARPVDRLPSDESSSTSVETERSLTRRRNFRNFSDPSTSISDLFRMRKKLESNIDRELKEATIELESKSYRLSRRLDGRVKSKSRSGFEST